A single Haloglycomyces albus DSM 45210 DNA region contains:
- a CDS encoding IclR family transcriptional regulator domain-containing protein — protein MSGVGVLDKAVLILEASAKGASLAELVHDTGLPRATAHRLAQALEAHDILQRDNEGRWRPGVKLGELAGASADILLASAEPVLNVLRDQTGESTQLYRRRADERICVLAAERASGLRDTVPVGSVLPMTAGSGAQVLLAWEPPEAILPLLPKCRFSSKALAEVRRRGFAQSVAEREAGVASVSAPIRDKTGRVVAAISVSGPIERMGRRAGDRLGMAVLRAGQRLSGL, from the coding sequence ATCAGTGGTGTCGGAGTGCTCGACAAGGCGGTCCTCATCCTCGAAGCCAGCGCCAAAGGAGCCTCCTTGGCCGAGCTCGTCCACGACACCGGACTACCCCGCGCCACCGCACACCGGTTGGCCCAAGCCCTAGAAGCCCACGACATCCTCCAACGCGACAACGAAGGTCGCTGGAGACCCGGCGTCAAACTCGGCGAACTGGCCGGAGCCAGCGCCGACATCCTGCTGGCCAGCGCCGAACCCGTCCTCAACGTCCTCCGCGACCAAACCGGAGAATCCACCCAGCTCTACCGGCGCCGCGCCGACGAACGCATCTGCGTCCTCGCCGCCGAACGCGCCTCCGGCCTCCGCGACACCGTCCCGGTCGGCTCCGTGCTCCCCATGACCGCAGGATCCGGCGCCCAAGTCCTCCTCGCCTGGGAACCGCCCGAAGCGATCCTCCCCCTCCTGCCCAAATGCCGCTTCAGCTCCAAGGCGCTCGCCGAAGTGCGTCGTCGGGGGTTCGCACAGTCGGTCGCCGAGCGGGAAGCCGGAGTCGCCAGCGTCTCGGCCCCCATTCGCGACAAGACCGGACGCGTCGTCGCCGCCATCAGCGTGTCGGGACCCATCGAACGCATGGGACGCCGCGCGGGCGACCGCCTCGGCATGGCCGTGCTGCGTGCGGGCCAGCGTCTCTCCGGTCTCTAA